The proteins below are encoded in one region of Spirochaetota bacterium:
- a CDS encoding CapA family protein — MKKIWFFSITACVLSILAFGCKNAGTEDIITTYLKQSSTNNTNNEGYGTIIPGDGTDTGSSSSSSTSSTSSSGTTTPDTITLVFAGDTNLAGNVGTAVAGVGSGNYQYPFLYVADYLKSADLAFLNLESIISDTGKSSGSSALRADPSAVSGLTYAGIDVVSVANDHALDYGRTGLKDSLSNLTGAGVAYAGGGTLSEAYAPKIIEVNGTKFAFLAFYYDSSISETSIIAQESQTGVAWFYYKYAGPAIISAKKQADIVIVSLHMGTKGKTLPNLTQDHRAHYCIDQGAHLVVGHHPQAIQPVMKYMKGYIAFSLGNLVSDATDTAAKKGMILEVLVNDKKISSVNRKYVQINSNYQPVIQ, encoded by the coding sequence ATGAAAAAAATCTGGTTTTTTTCCATAACCGCATGCGTCCTTTCAATCCTGGCTTTCGGATGCAAGAATGCCGGGACGGAAGACATCATCACGACGTACCTGAAGCAAAGCTCGACCAATAATACCAACAACGAAGGGTATGGCACCATTATCCCCGGGGACGGCACCGACACCGGCTCGAGCTCAAGCTCCAGCACGAGTTCCACATCGAGCTCCGGAACAACCACCCCGGATACCATCACCCTCGTGTTCGCCGGTGATACGAACCTGGCAGGCAATGTCGGGACCGCCGTCGCCGGCGTCGGGAGCGGCAATTACCAGTATCCATTTCTTTACGTGGCCGATTATCTAAAAAGCGCCGACCTGGCCTTCTTGAACCTTGAAAGCATTATCAGCGATACCGGTAAATCGTCCGGCAGCTCCGCGCTGCGGGCCGACCCATCGGCAGTCAGCGGGTTGACCTACGCCGGGATCGATGTCGTATCGGTCGCCAATGATCACGCCCTTGACTACGGCAGGACCGGATTGAAGGACAGCCTGTCGAACCTCACCGGCGCCGGGGTAGCCTACGCCGGCGGCGGCACACTCAGCGAGGCCTATGCCCCGAAAATAATCGAAGTAAATGGAACGAAATTCGCCTTTCTCGCCTTCTACTACGACAGCTCGATCAGCGAAACCTCGATCATAGCGCAGGAGAGTCAAACGGGCGTGGCGTGGTTCTACTATAAATATGCCGGACCCGCCATTATCAGCGCGAAGAAACAGGCTGATATCGTCATCGTATCGCTTCACATGGGCACGAAGGGGAAGACCCTCCCGAACCTGACCCAGGACCACAGGGCCCATTATTGCATCGACCAGGGGGCCCACCTTGTCGTCGGCCACCATCCCCAGGCGATACAGCCGGTCATGAAGTACATGAAAGGGTATATCGCATTTTCGCTGGGGAACCTTGTCAGCGACGCGACCGACACGGCCGCTAAAAAGGGAATGATTCTCGAGGTCCTGGTCAATGATAAAAAAATCTCAAGCGTAAACCGCAAATATGTCCAGATCAACAGCAATTATCAGCCGGTGATACAGTGA
- a CDS encoding DegT/DnrJ/EryC1/StrS family aminotransferase: MKKISAAETLREKLAELIPLRHYILTGYARNGLILLLKALQWSGPDEIIIPAFTCPVIRHTIAAAGLVPVPVDAEENGINIDPEKIKAAITERTKAIYVVHTYGMAARIDAICALAKNNGLFVIEDLAHGPFSTYRGKALGTYGDAAVLSFTKKTVNFEGGAIGTNNSALYARMAMLQRESGSRRPYSPAFFIEIFVRLVGSWWESTFSPIALILMKLNDAINAIIYKGSYGISIEASGYFPTEIGCRITLRQIERLFIAYRDNKAKYLERAEAATDLQQYRPHQKDPDTKPFYLTGIPVGRRRLYRLLSFRTWRNSNRPGAFPRADYLYGNYRIFSRAVYLFLPRRKNGPVHLIHRGDLHKKNMKQPPCTKKRGII; this comes from the coding sequence ATGAAAAAGATATCGGCCGCGGAAACGCTCCGGGAGAAACTGGCCGAGCTGATTCCGCTCCGCCACTATATTCTTACCGGGTACGCCCGGAACGGCCTCATTCTGCTCTTGAAGGCCCTGCAATGGAGCGGCCCGGACGAGATCATCATCCCGGCCTTCACCTGTCCGGTCATCAGGCACACCATCGCGGCAGCCGGCCTCGTGCCGGTCCCGGTCGACGCGGAAGAGAACGGCATAAACATCGACCCGGAAAAGATAAAGGCGGCGATCACGGAAAGGACAAAGGCCATCTATGTCGTGCACACCTACGGGATGGCGGCGAGAATAGACGCAATCTGCGCCCTGGCCAAAAATAACGGCCTCTTTGTCATTGAGGACCTGGCCCACGGGCCCTTCTCGACCTACAGGGGCAAGGCCCTCGGCACATACGGCGATGCGGCCGTCTTGAGCTTCACGAAAAAGACGGTCAATTTCGAGGGCGGGGCGATCGGCACCAACAATTCCGCGCTGTACGCGCGGATGGCGATGCTGCAGAGAGAATCCGGGAGCCGGCGCCCATATTCGCCTGCTTTTTTCATCGAGATATTCGTCCGCCTGGTCGGCTCCTGGTGGGAGAGCACATTCTCGCCGATAGCTCTCATCCTCATGAAGCTGAACGACGCCATCAACGCCATTATCTACAAAGGCTCCTACGGCATATCCATCGAGGCATCCGGGTATTTTCCCACCGAAATCGGGTGCCGCATCACCCTGCGGCAGATCGAGCGGCTCTTCATTGCGTACCGCGACAACAAGGCGAAGTACCTGGAACGCGCGGAAGCCGCCACCGACCTCCAACAGTACAGGCCGCACCAGAAGGACCCCGACACAAAGCCCTTCTATCTTACGGGAATCCCGGTGGGGAGGCGGAGATTATACAGGCTGCTCTCCTTCAGGACATGGCGCAACAGCAACAGACCCGGCGCATTTCCCCGGGCGGATTACCTCTACGGCAATTACAGGATATTCTCACGGGCCGTATACCTGTTCCTTCCCAGGCGGAAGAACGGACCAGTTCACCTGATACATCGGGGTGATTTGCATAAAAAGAATATGAAACAACCACCATGCACAAAAAAAAGGGGGATCATATGA